The Ricinus communis isolate WT05 ecotype wild-type chromosome 8, ASM1957865v1, whole genome shotgun sequence sequence GAGCTAAATGACTTTGACATTCAATTTTTCAGCTGATGCGAGGACCTTGGTTCAACAAGCAAGGAATGAAGCAGCAGAGTTTCGCTTCAAATATGGATATGAGATGCCTGTGGATGTTTTGGCTAAATGGTATTTTCTTCATGTTATATGGCACGACAATTAAGTGATTCTGTTATAATGTGAGCTCATATTACATGTCATAATTTGAGCTAGAAATTTATGGCATATGTTTTCCATATTAAGCTGAAGCTTTTGAGTggcataattaaaataaaggaCGGCCAACCTTGAAATTACATGATTGTAACTTCTTGTTAGTCCCTCTCCTAGCATGTGGTTTACATGCATAGACTGTCATGTATCTTTCTATTTCTTGCTCCTTATGGGCATTGATTCTTTGTAAGTTGAATTGCTAGTGTGATTGAACCCTTTTGCATAGAATTAAACAATTGTGATAATTTGGAAATGAACTTTTGGTGTAAGGAAAAACACAAGAACTAATCTGATGAGTTGGTATTGGTATTATCTATTCTATTACTATAGTTgctctaaatttataatgtgTCAAGAAATCAACTTGTATTGATGTTTTGCATGGACAGGATAGCAGATAAATCACAAATTTATACACAGCATGCTTATATGAGACCCCTTGGAGTAGGTAATTCTCTGATCTTTTTTGTAGTTAATGCTCTTTATAGTGCAATCATATTTTAAACTTAGAATCTTATTACTTGTTCTGCacttgcctttttcttttgtccttTTTGAACTGTTACTTTCATCAGGCTTCTCATTGGATTTTTTTCCCTTGTTTTCTACTTTGCTTTTGGTAGTTGCTATGGTATTGGGCATTGATGATGAATATGGGCCTAGACTATATAAGTGTGACCCTGCTGGCCACTTCTTCGGCCACAAGGTATGTGCAAGTctatttcatattatattattatgaagTATTATGTTCTTCTTTAACTTGGAGAGAGGAAATTGCATGCCTTTGAACAGCTAACTTATTACTAAATGGGTAGTTCTAACACATAAGCTTTCTACATGACCTGCTCTGGTtgctaatatatatttttaatctggATCTAATCAAATATGTTGCTCAATATCACCTATGGATAAAAAGATGCATACAAGCATGTTTAAGAACTTAATTGCATGTCATTGCTGATTAACAGACCACAGATGTGTGCAAGCATGCTCATGAACTTAATTGCATCTCGTTGCTGATTAACGGATCATATTTAATGGAAATGTTGATGCAACATTTTGCAGTGTGATATCGATGTAGGACAGATCTGATATTTTAATCAGCAATGAGAAGAACCCTGAACTGATATCACATCTAAGGAAGAATTGAACCACAcaattctataattatatagCAACATtacttcattttttattaactcgAAATCTGAACCCTCAACTGTTACAAGCCTAGGTATGTGTAGGCTAAACTAATCCTAGCACTTCTCGAATTAGAAATccaaaaccagaaaaattgTAATAGTACTAACTATACCAACTAAAACTCCTAATAATCAGacttaaaaatagataaatgacttctaaaataaaattctaactACTGTTCCAGCAAAGCTGAAATTACAGAATACCCCTTGGatattgaaattgcaaattcTAGACCAAAATTTTAAACCTCTTGATTCTTTGAACTTTTTTTTCTGGATGTTTTTCTTGTCCACATCAGATACCCATCCTTGTTCATTATGTTTGTATTCCTAAAGTTGCACATAAGCAGAGTGCATGTATATAGTTGATGACTGTAGGTTGCCAAATTAACTGCAGAAGGTCTATAATTATTTGGCATTCATTATGACCTGTGTTTGAGAATTTTACCAGAGAATTCAGTAACTTTCTTTGTGAACTAATAAAGAATAGGAGATTAATGATCTTTTGACGTTCACTTGGAGATCTAATGATACTTTTAGGAATTGTTTTGTCCAGCGTTTGGCAGCCCGGTGTTTTTTCCATCTAGCATTGATGCATATTACAAGTTTACAAGTGATCCTAGTTTTAACTTTCTTGCCTCCGGAATATGTTTGATATGTTTTAGGCTACAAGTGCGGGattaaaagaacaagaagcaattaattttttggagaagaaaatgaagaatgaTCCTGCATTTACCTATGAGGAGACAGTGCAGGTAGATTCTACTACTTTATCTTTGTAAGGTTTATGACTTGTATTGTTGCACTTCAAGTTCGTATCTGTCTAAgcatttacaaaaataaaatgggtTTTTATATGCTTATTGCTCATGCGTGATAGTGTTTTGACTCAGgttatttttatgtttctaaTCATTGTTTCAAATATATCTATGCAATGGTAAAATTACTGGATAACAATGTTTTTCATGCAACtctgataaataaaaagtccAGGAGACCTTAAATTGCAATTATTATTCAGGGACCCAATGGACCATACTCAAAAAGCTCATGGAACTGAAGATGGGTTTGGCCAAAAAATGAACTAGAGAACTATGCTCTAGATTAATTCTTGAAAGTTGGATGGATTCTTATCTTTTGCTGTCTTGTTTTGATTTCCATTCTCAGTCTTTGATGCAAAAAGGCCTTTGTGATTCTAAATTTTCGCTACTAGCCTTCCTGCATGTGCAAGTGTATTTCTGTATCCTCATTTTAGAGGGGATTTGTCTCTTTCTGCTGCTAAGTGCTGACCTCTAAAGACATCAAAAGGTGTTTCAAGATTACCTGACATTGTCAGAGATCCATCTATGCGATCTCATGCTTAGTTAGACTGAGCATTTGTATGGTTCAACataatatcatcaacatagCATACAGCAATGTAAGAGCGCATATAACTTCTTTCcgtctttctctctctctctaatgTCATTGTGTCGCTTTTGTGTGTAGACTGCAATTTCTGCCCTGCAATCAGTTCTACAGGAGGATTTCAAGGCTACTGAGATTGAGGTACTTGATATCTCCTTAGTTCAGATAGTGCCATACTTTAACTGTCATGAAGAGACCAGAATCTATTGTTTGTAGAGACGAGTTAAATGATGCAAGTTGTGAACAAAATCcttgtttctttattaatCTGGTGTTATACGACTTTCTTTCTGTCCTCGTGAAGTGATATTTAGTCATGCTTTGTTTCCTCCTCTGTAGTCAGTCCTTCAGCAGTTTATGTTAAACTGCTCAGGTTTGGATGCTATCACATGTTGTGTTGGTTGTCAGATTGTTCTCTTTACACGAAGTCCACCTTTTTTCCCCCTAGCAAATTCAGACAATATCTAGGGATGAAGGTTTTACAAATTTCCTGGTGACGTTGACACTGAAAACATTTTGTCTTTGTAGGTTGGAGTTGTGAGGACAGAAAATCCAGTCTTCAGAGTCCTGTCCACCGAGGAGATTGATGAGCACTTAACTGCAATAAGCGAGCGAGACTAAATGATGACATGTTGATGGGATCTTTAGTGAAGAATGAAGCAATTTTTCTGTTACTTACAAATGAAGCAATGGACTGATAAGCTTTTCTTATCTTCTTAGGTGCATTGTACACACTATGAATTGTGATTATCCTCCTACCTAAGAAGCTTATTTGTCAATGTGAAAACTTGCGCATACTACTGCTGGTCAATGCTACGTGATTGTTCCCTATTAAGGATATTCAGTGTCATAATGGCTACGGGACGTCTGTTTAGTTATAAATCTTATCATTTTACACCCAAAAAAAGAATGTCAAAACGAAGATTCAACTTCTCATGATTTTTATAAGGTTCGTATGCAAATGCGCAAGCATATGGATGACATTTGGAGAAATAAATTCCTACTCTTCTCAtttcactcttgaattaaGAAAGTATTGAATAGACTAAATTAGTAGATGAAATTAGtcaaattagattaaattatttttattgatattttattatatcttattctaatataataataaaatttaatattacattaaatatataaaaataataaatatttcgcTGATGAATAATAAGTTTTATCACtgattaataataaactttattttaggAAAGCCTGCTAAACTAATATGACAAAAATTATCAGAAATTTCATGTTTCTATCATTAAtgatgaattaaattaaattcaaacaaTCAAGTTTAACAGGTGAGGGAGTTACTAGACAGGCACGGACACGACTGAacaaacatgagaaaacataaataaaaaatataaggtaACCACAATTTccctttaatttttgttttccgTAATAAACAAGTCGTCTTGTgttattcttattatattaaaaaaattatttatctaaatttttacaGAACTAATTATTATTCCATTCCATCTAATGTAAATATagttaaataactaaattgatgaatttaatttaatttttttattaatttttaaatttatctaaaattacattttatcatattagaataaagtaataattagTTCACTACAAAAATTAGTTTatgtaacaaaaataatttaataatatttgtttattgctttaatttttaatacttcCTAAGACATATATCTAGAGCaatacaataaattattatataatttaaatttaaatttattaaatataaacatttatagtaaatttaacttcaaaagaatttaatatttgataaaatatcaaattaatttttaatcaatttgatatattattaacTATATTAATTATGAACGGAGAAAGtaatagttaaatttataataaaaataatgtaataaaaatgCCATATAGAGCAACAAATATATCATTACCAAAATTGGGCTAAATAGTAATtaccaagaaaagaaaactcacGCTGGTATTTCCAAAACTTAAATAGACCAAACGTATTTAATCCAATTGCATCATTCAGTTGACGACCAGGTTGATCAAGCATTTCAGCTCAGGTCGGTTTCATTCGAAAGCCAATTCTAGATTTTGCCTTAATCTCGGTCCAATCATC is a genomic window containing:
- the LOC8279025 gene encoding proteasome subunit alpha type-6; the protein is MSRGSGGGYDRHITIFSPEGRLFQVEYAFKAVKASGVTSIGVCGKDSVCVVTQKKVPDKLLDHTSVTHLFPITKYLGLLATGMTADARTLVQQARNEAAEFRFKYGYEMPVDVLAKWIADKSQIYTQHAYMRPLGVVAMVLGIDDEYGPRLYKCDPAGHFFGHKATSAGLKEQEAINFLEKKMKNDPAFTYEETVQTAISALQSVLQEDFKATEIEVGVVRTENPVFRVLSTEEIDEHLTAISERD